One Streptomyces sp. NBC_01237 genomic region harbors:
- a CDS encoding Na(+)/H(+) antiporter subunit C, translating to MTVSASLLATAVVLCAVGGILMLTRPLTRILLGAVITGNGINLLVLSATGSAGAAPLLYGVPLRRVTDPLPQAIALTAIVITLATTAFLLAMAYRSHQLTGTDEVHDDLEDRRIVLRAEVMGERAQLREEYRSGAEPTREERDRYLEERRRLRSRLRADRALQARGRDASGDLWHDVLGADPEDYAHDGHGDSEHDHRGVTG from the coding sequence GCTCTGCGCGGTCGGGGGCATCCTCATGCTCACCCGGCCACTGACCCGCATCCTGCTCGGCGCCGTCATCACGGGCAACGGCATCAACCTGCTCGTCCTGTCCGCCACCGGTTCGGCAGGCGCGGCCCCCCTGCTCTACGGCGTTCCGCTTCGCCGGGTCACCGACCCGCTGCCGCAGGCCATCGCGCTCACCGCCATCGTCATCACCCTCGCCACCACGGCGTTCCTCCTCGCCATGGCCTACCGGAGCCACCAGCTCACCGGCACCGACGAGGTGCACGACGACCTGGAGGACCGGCGCATCGTGCTGCGCGCCGAGGTGATGGGGGAGCGGGCCCAACTGCGCGAGGAGTACCGCTCGGGGGCCGAGCCCACCCGCGAGGAACGCGACCGCTATCTGGAGGAGCGCCGCCGCCTGCGCTCCCGGCTGCGCGCCGACCGCGCCCTCCAGGCGCGCGGCCGCGACGCGTCCGGCGACCTGTGGCACGACGTCCTGGGCGCGGACCCGGAGGACTACGCGCACGACGGGCACGGCGACAGCGAGCACGACCACCGAGGAGTGACCGGATGA
- a CDS encoding monovalent cation/H+ antiporter complex subunit F gives MSAPETVDRVLLTAAVVIIVVAGALLLIRIWRGPSMLDRAISLDVCAALIIAGLGAKSAFARDTFYFPIMLVLAFLGFTGSVGIARFIAVRDRPLSRPVPPPAPGSEEGRR, from the coding sequence ATGAGCGCACCCGAGACCGTCGACCGGGTCCTGCTGACCGCAGCCGTCGTGATCATCGTCGTCGCCGGGGCGCTGCTGCTGATCCGGATCTGGCGCGGCCCCTCCATGCTCGACCGGGCGATCTCGCTGGATGTGTGCGCCGCCCTGATCATCGCGGGACTCGGCGCCAAGTCGGCCTTCGCCCGGGATACGTTCTACTTCCCGATCATGCTGGTCCTGGCATTCCTCGGCTTCACCGGTTCGGTGGGCATCGCCCGCTTCATCGCCGTACGCGACCGGCCGCTGTCGCGCCCGGTACCCCCGCCCGCCCCCGGCAGTGAGGAGGGCCGGCGATGA
- a CDS encoding Na+/H+ antiporter subunit D has product MNALVPLPVLLPLCATGLSLAFGTRLKRFQRFISVAVLSAVTALSVILMIAADTEGPLSVHLGDFAPPLGITLVADRLTGLMLTVSSSVTLCVLVYSLGQGMADRDEETPVAVFHPAYLILVAGVSCTFLAGDLVNLYVGFEIMLVASFVLLTLGGTGPRIRAGSTYVIISLFSSMLFLTAIAMTYAATGTANFAQLALRLGELPLGVQTLIQAMLLTVFAIKAAVFPLAAWLPDSYPTAPAPVTAVFAGLLTKVGVYCMLRTETLLFPGNRLGDLLMAAALASMVIGILGAVAQTDLKRLLSFTLISHIGYMVFGIGLATRQAYGGAIVYVAHHITVQTTLFLVAGLIERRGGTTELTRLGGLAKAAPVLALLFFVPAMNLAGIPPLSGFIGKLGLMRAGVADGGVWPWILVIGSTVTSLLTLYVMAKVWNLAFWRAAPPGQAADGTVLESDDDNDDSDSDPGPDNIPGTGDEGIGPRPHPAGRVVAATLHGRAVTTTTRLPRTMTAATAATVALGLAFTVFAGPLTEYTDRSAAELLKRTPYIEEVLGR; this is encoded by the coding sequence ATGAACGCGCTCGTCCCGCTGCCGGTGCTGCTGCCGCTCTGCGCCACCGGCCTCAGCCTCGCCTTCGGCACCCGCCTCAAACGCTTCCAGCGCTTCATCAGCGTCGCCGTGCTCTCCGCCGTCACGGCGCTCTCGGTCATCCTGATGATCGCCGCCGACACCGAGGGGCCGCTCTCCGTGCACCTCGGCGACTTCGCCCCGCCGCTCGGCATCACCCTGGTCGCCGACCGGCTGACCGGGCTGATGCTCACCGTCTCCTCGTCCGTCACGCTCTGCGTGCTGGTCTACTCCCTCGGCCAGGGCATGGCCGACCGGGACGAGGAGACACCGGTGGCCGTCTTCCACCCGGCGTATCTCATCCTGGTCGCCGGGGTCTCCTGCACCTTCCTCGCCGGAGACCTCGTGAACCTCTACGTCGGCTTCGAGATCATGCTGGTCGCCAGCTTCGTCCTGCTGACCCTCGGCGGCACCGGGCCCCGGATCCGGGCGGGCTCCACATACGTGATCATCTCGCTGTTCTCCTCGATGCTGTTCCTCACCGCCATCGCCATGACGTACGCGGCGACCGGCACCGCCAACTTCGCGCAGCTGGCACTGCGCCTGGGCGAACTCCCGCTCGGTGTACAGACCCTGATCCAGGCGATGCTGCTGACCGTCTTCGCGATCAAGGCCGCCGTGTTCCCGCTCGCCGCCTGGCTCCCCGACTCCTACCCGACCGCCCCGGCCCCCGTCACCGCCGTCTTCGCGGGCCTGCTCACCAAGGTCGGCGTCTACTGCATGCTGCGCACGGAGACCCTGCTCTTCCCCGGCAACCGGCTCGGCGACCTCCTGATGGCCGCCGCACTCGCCTCGATGGTCATCGGCATCCTCGGCGCGGTCGCCCAGACCGACCTCAAGCGGCTGCTCTCCTTCACCCTGATCAGCCACATCGGCTACATGGTCTTCGGGATCGGCCTCGCCACCCGTCAGGCGTACGGCGGCGCCATCGTCTACGTCGCCCACCACATCACCGTCCAGACGACGCTGTTCCTCGTCGCCGGGCTCATCGAACGCCGCGGCGGCACCACCGAACTCACCCGGCTCGGCGGCCTCGCGAAAGCGGCCCCGGTCCTCGCGCTCCTCTTCTTCGTCCCCGCGATGAACCTCGCCGGAATTCCCCCGCTGTCCGGGTTCATCGGGAAGCTCGGGCTGATGCGGGCCGGTGTCGCCGACGGCGGGGTCTGGCCCTGGATCCTGGTCATCGGTTCGACGGTGACCAGCCTCCTCACGCTGTACGTGATGGCCAAGGTCTGGAACCTGGCGTTCTGGCGGGCCGCTCCCCCCGGTCAGGCCGCCGACGGCACCGTCCTGGAGTCCGACGACGACAACGACGACAGCGACAGCGACCCGGGCCCCGACAACATCCCCGGCACCGGCGACGAGGGCATCGGGCCCCGGCCCCATCCGGCCGGCCGGGTCGTCGCCGCCACCCTGCACGGACGGGCCGTCACCACCACGACCCGGCTGCCCCGCACGATGACCGCCGCCACCGCCGCCACCGTCGCGCTCGGCCTCGCCTTCACCGTGTTCGCGGGCCCCCTCACCGAGTACACCGACCGCTCGGCCGCCGAACTCCTGAAGCGGACGCCCTACATCGAGGAGGTGCTCGGCCGGTGA
- a CDS encoding Na+/H+ antiporter subunit E, with product MRRILTLSFRNADLPPFSCELGDRRGRVLDLPLIAWLTLIWVLLWSTLSWANVLTGVVVAVAVCLAFPLPRVDLGLRLHPWGILRLVGYLFYDMYTSGVRVTRQIFAGRPHRAAVIGVPLRCRGDLMLAATAVAVSNVPGGAIVEVRRATATVFLHVLDADRPEELEAARRSVWRLEELTVRAFGTRDEIARVAAPPPAPPPQDSRRDAP from the coding sequence GTGAGACGCATCCTCACCCTGTCGTTCCGCAACGCCGACCTGCCGCCCTTCAGCTGCGAGCTCGGCGACCGCCGCGGACGGGTGCTCGACCTGCCGCTGATCGCCTGGCTCACCCTGATCTGGGTACTGCTCTGGTCCACGCTGAGCTGGGCCAACGTACTGACGGGCGTGGTCGTCGCGGTCGCCGTCTGCCTGGCCTTCCCGCTGCCCCGCGTCGACCTGGGACTGCGGCTGCATCCGTGGGGCATCCTGCGGCTCGTCGGATACCTCTTCTACGACATGTACACCTCGGGCGTGAGGGTCACCCGGCAGATCTTCGCCGGGCGCCCGCACCGGGCCGCGGTCATCGGCGTACCGCTGCGCTGCCGCGGCGATCTGATGCTCGCCGCGACCGCCGTCGCCGTCTCCAATGTGCCGGGCGGCGCGATCGTCGAGGTGCGCCGCGCCACCGCCACGGTCTTTCTGCACGTCCTGGACGCGGACCGGCCGGAGGAGCTCGAAGCGGCCCGGCGTTCGGTGTGGCGGCTGGAGGAACTGACCGTACGGGCGTTCGGCACCCGCGACGAGATCGCCCGGGTGGCCGCGCCGCCCCCGGCCCCACCGCCCCAGGACAGCAGGAGGGACGCCCCATGA